The DNA window CAATAACTGTACCAAAGGCTTCTGTCAATGAAGGGTGCAAATATATATCTCCTTGGACCATCACATCTCTTACTTCTTCATGCTTTATAGCACCTACTAGTGTAACTCTTTCTTGAAGAAAGTACTTTTCTCTCATTTGTTCTAAATCTAAAAACTTGGGGCCATCACCTGCAATTAAGAATTTTACTTTTGGTTTCAACTGGCAAATTCTGGGGATGACAGCCGTCAATAGATCAGCCCCTTTGTTTGGAAATAGTCGTGTGATCACGACAATGGTGATCTCTTTAGTATAATCCTTTTTCAAACGATTAGATTTCGGTTTAAAGTCTTTCAGAATAACTGCATTTGGTATCACACTTACTTTTAGAGGGTCGATCGATCCTCTTAGAACAGTATTTTCTTTACAAGTATGACTGACACAAATAACATGACCTACGTCACTCAAAGTGAACTTTAATGCTTTATTCCCCATGATCGACCCAATCTCAGCAAAGCCAAAAAGTGAATGATCAGTGAAAACTGTCTTCATCCCCATTGTTCGGCCATGTAATATAGCTTCATGGCATAATGTACTTAAGGAACCATGCCCATGAATAATCTCAATGCTTTCACGTATGAAAATATTTCTCAATATTGGGAAACACAGAAACACAGTTGGGAAAACTGAGCTTCTATAAATCACCCAAAGAGGTACATAGTACACTTTTAACCCATTCGTTAGTACTCGCACGCCATTTCTTGATGAATAATTATGAGTTATAATAACCACTGAGTGTCCTAATTCTATAAGTTTTTGTGATAAATGATACACATGAAATTCTACACCTCCAGGTTGAGGATAGAAAAAATCTGTTACCATTGCTATATTGTATCCCATATTGTATCACAAGTTTGCATTTCTCAAGTTGATTGGTGTCCCCAACAGAGTGGTGGTGTTTTGGATATGTTTAAGTGACTCGTGTGGTGTCgttattttttgttctgTCGTGTTTtctgtttgtttgttttttttttcgttctTACAAAGACAGAGTAAGTTCTTTGCCCTAGACACCCATAATAATAGcattcaatatcaacattttccaataataatcaatatcttCTGACTAATAAACACAAGTTGATTCCATATTTTTACTTCATTATAATTTTGGCTATGTAATTTTATATATCGTAATAAGAACTCTCAGTAAGTGATATCACTTACATTGAATTCTATTCTACCATTCTTTTAATTATAATTCTATTGTATAAATGCATCACTAGGCAAAGAAGCAGCAGagtttttaaaattaactGATGCTTGTTGATAATCCCAGTTACTTTGTTCACATAACATTATTCCGTAGTTAatgtttaattttgtttctaGCAATATCTTCACCAACAACTCCTGttgtatttgatttaatcgAGCCTTTATATCTGCTGGCAAATCTGCTGTGGTTGGTCCTGTACCAGGTGGTGCAATTTGGGGAGTTgcaattgttgttggtggtagtggtgatGGTGTTGAGGTAGCTGAAACACCTGGTGTAGCAGAAGCAACAGTTGGGTTGGAAAGCAATTTTTGTACTTTCCATGGGAAATCACTGGTGTAAGGCCTTATTAATAACGTATCACTGGCCACTATCATGCTTCCATTTGGTCCAGGTATCACAACAAATGTTCTATCAAAACTCTTCTTGGAAAGTGGGATTCGCTTGTGCTTTGGCCCTGAATGATACCTTGAGCCTCCCCTTGGGCCTGAGGGAGCAGTTGAGTTGCTGCTTCCATCAATCTCAGGTTGTGCAACTTCATCAAAGCTTCCATGTAAGGTTATCATAATACCGTTTAAGGTGGGGAATTTGTATACTTCCATGCTAAATAGTTCTGGTGTTGCTATTATATCATGACGAGTTTTTGGTAACTGTTGAAAGCTCTTATAAATCTGTTCTTGTCCAACAGATAGCTTGGCCATTCTTGCCTTAACTGACGAGACCCTTGTTAAATTTCTTGAGTTGTTTAAATAGTAACCAAAGTCCGTGCTTCCAGAGTAACCGGAATTGCCACTTTCAATGAGATGTGGGTGTGATGAATCCACTTGCATGGAAAATTGCGACTCATTTTGAtataaaatcatcaattctGAACGATTTGAATCCCATAACTTTAAATAGTTAGCAATAAAGTTTGTAGCTAAATTTCTTGAATCTTCATCTTGGAAAAACATTGTATCTTGAGGCTCGAAGGGAAATGAAAGATTGGTAATCAAAACTTGTTCATTTCTTAATATTTCACCATTCAATACCACCAATCTCGGAAAACTTTTCATCAATTCTAACTTGATGTTCTGAATTTCTGCTGGGTCATTTGTTTGCACAATAGGGTTGTTAAATAAGATCAATTCCCTCAAGAAATTTAATTTGTGTCTCCATGTTTCGAAGACTTTAATCTTGGTAAAATTGTTATTCTGCAAGGAAAGGTTTTGTAATTTAGGGAATGTCTGTGCCATTGATGTTAAGGTTTGTAGATCCTGAAGTTCGTTGTTGGATAAATCAATGCTGTCAACatctaatttcaaatcGCTGGCCACTTTCATCAATGCTGGGAAAAATTTAGAACTAACAGAAAGGGATCCAAAAAAACCTTGAGCAGTCAAAGTTGGATCCTGTTTCACGTTGTTTAGATTTAACATCTTAATTTCTGGTTGGTATCTAGCTTTCAAAAACTGGGAAATTGTTTCTATAGTAGATTGTGAACCTGAGGATGCTCCACCTCCCATCTGATTGGATATATTCGATACACCTTTAGAAAATCTCAAAGACTGTCCAGCAAACTTCACTCCTGaccaattcaataatgtaTTAGCTTGCGATTCATTCTTTACATATCCTTTCAAAACACCACTGTTCGAGTCAACGGAATAGTTTGATACAATGACCTTACATTTTCTAGATATGAAACTTATGCACTCACCCAGGCTCGCGCCATTCCATCCcattatttcaattggGTATTGGTTTGCTGCCACGAATGAATCGACattttgttggtgttggtgtgGACCTGAGGAGAATTGACCTCTGGTGTAGTTATTATTGTAACctcctcctcttcctctATAACTCATATTCCAAAATggtcaaaaaaaatgaaaaaaaaagggaggatcaaataattaaagATTCAATATTCTTGGTATGAACAGACTCAATATACTTCTTCAGCAACctctattattattatattttttcttcttcctcttcttgCACTTTGTTCAAAATCAtcttgaagaagaaaaaaaaaagcgaaaaaaaaaaagagaataaaTCGATTTGGACACGACTTTTTCAATGTGTCAAATatatcaaacaaaaaatgtCAGGTCTTATTGTGAGTTAAACTACATTAAAAGAGTTCATTATGTTAAGTAATTAAAAACACTGTCTATTATTACGTACATAGTGATGTGTGATAAAGActgaaatcaaatcaacatgtattattaaaaaataaaacaacaagagtTCCTATTGTTCTATATTagtcaatatttttttacGATTTCTCTTCAACTGTACCATTCTCATGGAAAGTACCAACAACCTTGTACCTGTTTTCAAAATGTTCTTCCCAACCATCCAAGGACTCTTTTTCTACAGCAGTTAAATCTGTCAACTTGTCAATTGGTTCGTTAATGTCTGTTAACACATCCGGATCGAATGAATTTTTAGCTAATCCCCTACTTGCATCTCTCCCAGCAAAATTCTCGTATGGCCCACCTGGTCCATAAAATGCTCCACCTTGAGTTACATCAAAGACTCTATTTTTAACAGCAATGAAGATTTTGGGTGAATCTTTACCATTATATTTTGTAAGTGATTTAGGGGTGAATTTGCCTTCTACTACAGTTGACTCTTTTTCTGTGGATGCATCTAGTGGATTGCTTGGGTTATTAATGAACTCATTGTAAATATTTCTGGCAAAGTACAAAATAACGAGTATAATAAGGATTGTAGTAAGCATGGCTGTGGTTTCTTTAGTTTATATGAGTTGTAGTAAAACaaaagtaataataaaataatggaatatgaaaaagaaagtcTTTAAAAAGTATGCCAATAATGGAGCAGGAGGTGATTTAGTGTGGTTTATATACTTGTACGACTAATAACTTGTTACtgttaatttttaattcttttttattttttcagaGGACCTTATATTACTTTATTaacagaaaaagaaaggaaaataagaaatttaaactatatatattccATTCAAAGTAAACTCGTTTATGTGTTATGCACACAACAGGCAACGAACGAAACCATTCACAAATATGCATATGAATAATCTCCTCAACATTATTCGCCtgcttgtttgtttgtggcccaacaacaacaacaacaacaacattaatTGGTAGTGTCTGGTTCATATTAGCATGGCtctaactaactaactagAAAATCAGGCAAAACTCTAAATGTGTGGTACTATTTTTTCCGAAGAATTATACAAGAATGACGCAACGGAGAAGTAAAACTAGAAACAAATTCCGTAATCCATACCAAAGCAAAGATTGTGTTTTGgtgatatttattattgttattagaCTTTACGGCCTCAATTGTGTATTTCCATGGTATAGTTTGAGTTTCTGTGAATTTAGTGTAGGATAGTAATTGATTAGCTGTGGTGTGGTGAAAATCCCTATTATTatgctttcttttttggcCTACAGAGATAGCGTGTTACtgctgaaaaaaaaaaaaattcttgatGTGGAAAGACTTTGAAATGAGTCGACATTTTTAACCCTCCTCAATGGCCAGAGATATTATAGCGTTGGACGATCTTACTCCAAACAATCTTGGAGTGCTTAAGAAGATTAATGAGGTCACCTTGCCTATAAAATATCCTGAATTGTGGTACAAGCAAATATTAGAGTCTTCGAActcaattgttcaattagCATATTACTCTGAGTTGCCTGTGGGAGCAATAAAAGCCAGAACATTTCACAACAATCacaatttgaaattcaatgattttgtGAATAATAAACTGCTGCAAGTATTATCAAAGACCCCTAATACTGTATACATTGAGAGTTTCGCTGTCTTGGAGGCATACCGTCGTTTAGGGATTGggaaaaaattattgaattatttgattgaagagaccaaaaaaagatttattcatgaaattattattcatgTAAGTGTGGCTAATGATGAGGCTATTGCCTGGTATAAGAAGCAGGGGTTTCTGCAAGGTGAATTAGTTGCTGATTATTATAAAGACCAAGGTTTGCAATCGCCAGATGCTTATATTTTTACTATGACAGTATAGGAAATGATTATATAACCGACATCTATATTCAAAAGATAATATACATAATTTGATAGAAGCTTTGTGTTTCCTGAATGcgatcaaaaaaaaaaatagacaaAGAAACAACTGTGACttaaaaaacaatcaaagCTTTACAAATTCCTAATGAATGACAAAAATGGAAAaccaaatttaattatcTCCTTCATCTTCTGTATCAGTATTAATATCAGTGAACACCTCTTCATCTTCACTTTCTTCCTCGAGTTCATCTTGTGaggatttctttttcttgagATCGGATCCTCTCAATGCAGCTATAGCTCCTGCTAAACTGTCTTCTTCGGGATCTGAAATATCACTATCGGATTCGCTGTCTTCTGACTCGTCTTCTTCGTCaaacttctttttcaatccTGCAAGACTCTTTCCAATCGATACTGGTGTAACTTCTAAATCAATAGGTATATCGACATCGCATCCAAAATAAGCATTGTTCTTCATAACCAATCTATAATAATAGTTACCAACATTGCCAATTGCTCCAGGTAATTGAATCTTATAGGTTCCAATTCTAACATTAGTTCCTTTGATCCATTCTTCTTGCAGtaaatccaaattgtttaaatctATGTTCTCCAAAACACAGTTGGTACTGTCTTCAAGCAATCTGTTTTCTTTCTGTCCAATAACATAGCAGCTCCAGCAATTACGAGTTGGTTGTGGGAAATATGGTGCATACGAATATGGCAACTGCAGTTGCTGTTCATTGACAATTAATGGGTTTTTCATGTATTCCAATGTCTCCTCATCTTTTAAtctttcatcttcaatatcaGGACACGATTTCAATTTAGGAGACTTGACCAAAAATTTAATAGAAATGTGGCCTTGTGAATTTGGATGAACAACGCCATCCTCTTCACCAGGGACTTTGATCTCAGCATCAATAATACGAAGAGTTGGGATGTGCTGAGCTACATTCAATGCACACTCCAAATGTTCGTCGCTTTGTATTCCCAATGCTTTCTTGGCTTCTTCTTTGGAAATGGCGAAAAGTTTACCTAATTTCCGAATAGGTTGTTTTGACACTATTTCTGGGTCGACATATGGTAACTGTAATAACTCTTGGTGTCTTCCTGTTGGTTTGACGGCTTGAATAATCgactttttcaaatcttcagCAGCAAAAATCGTTTCGTGAAGTTTAAACACAATAGCAATGTCAATCAAACCATTAATCAAAAATGGCAATCTGGCAACaagattgatttttttcttctcgATTTTAGAATCACTGTCAAATTGTCTATTTAAATATCTGTACactaatttcttcaattctGCGTGTAAAAAATCGGGGAATTCTTGTCTGATTTCTTCACTTTCCAAAACGTAATCCAAAATAACATCGGGTGTGATGACCTTTGCAGGATCTCTGTCGGTAAACTTACGGACAAAGTTGGCAGCAGTATCAACATGCAAGCCTTTTCTGGTATGCGACTTCACATTGCTCCACCATTTTCCAACAATATATGGCAACAAGATACCTATAACcataaaatataaaacaacaactaatGAGCTATATCTCCCATCAACCAAAAATTGGGGCAAGGCAATACCATGGGTGGCTGGTTGTTCCCCATCAGGATGACCGTATTTCAAAAAGTTTTCTCTGGTAACTTCATCGGTCAATGCCTTATAAGCAGAAGTCAATCTAATATAAGCTTGTTCTGCCTGAGATCTCTGTTCTTCAGTTAAATCCTTAGGCAATTTATCTGGATGATACTTTAAGGATAGCTTTCTATAATGACtcttgatttctttttcgcTAGCGGTAAATGAAACATCCAAAATTGTGTATGGATCAAACAATACTGTTAAATCAGCTTCTTTGGTAACATATTTGGCCACGTATATAACAATGCACCATCCAATAATCAAGAAAACCAATGttttattgaatattttcaGAGATTTTTGCTTGGATTGgaatgatttaatttcagACAAGTTGGGCACTTTCAATGTCTCGCTGTTTTCTTGAATTGCACCAACTATGgattgattttctttggtGGGATTGGTGTTTGAAAAAACTCTAGATATGTACCTGATAGTCAATGGCAACAAAATAAAGGATAACAACGCCAACACAAAGAATGGCCATGTTTCTCCCAGCTCATCATAATTGTATTCTGAAGAAGCCATTATAATCACTTAGAACTCTTTGATTAAGGACACAAATGGTTTCGGGAGTATTGGTgtacttctttttttctttatgaAAAACTTTTTCTGTAATCTATTTTCCCTCATAATATATAGTTTACTGGTGTTTGTATTTTTGACGTGTGTTGTCCTTTTACTTGAGGCTAAAGAGAGAGAGGAAAAAAGtttgccaaaaaaaaaaaaaacgtcGACTTCCGTATTAGGAAGGATACTGTAAAACTTGtcaatacaaaaaaaaaagaaaactattCCTTTATCATTATGAATAGGAGAGTACAACCACAATTACATCAAAGTCTTTAATGTAAGCAAAAAGTTTatgatttggaaattatttcaattacaAGAATACAAAGTTAGACTACTAATAAAGCGAGGAGTATAGTATTTAAAAACTAATGATGGAACAAACGGATTGGGTTTTCCACGTACACAATATCATTAGCATCAGCAGCAGCAAAGACAGCTTTGTCCATAACTGATCCAGATGGTGCAGCAATAAATTTAACCCCGGATCTAGCTGCTCGGTAAACATTATCTGGGAATGGGAAAAATGCATCAGAGGATAATGCAACATTGGATAATTTACTCAAccattcttttctttcttcagCTGTCAATGGTTCTGGTATTTCAGCAAATTTAGATTCGTATTCTGATTTTTCTGGTTCCTCAGTTGGAATTTGGTTGGTGACATACAAGTCAATGGCATTCGATTTTTCTGGTCTCTTTGTACCTTTGGCCCATTTGAATCCCAAAACCTTTGGATGTTGTCTTAACCACCAATTGTCGGCTTTGTCACCAGCTAATCTGGTACAGTGAATACGAGATTGTTGACCGGCTCCTAATCCGATGACCATACCGTTTTTGGCGTAGCAAACTGAGTTGGATTGGGTGTATTTCAAAGCGATAGTGGCGATGGTCAAATCAATGGCACCTTGTTCAGTCAAGTCCTTGTTTTTAGACACAATTTCTTTGAATGAAGAGCCTTTAAAAATAGCATCGTTCCTCTTTTGTTGCAAAGTAATACCGTAGACTTGTCTGGTTTCCAAAGTTTCTGGGTTATAGTTTGGATCGATTTGTAAAATACAGTATTTACcgttcttctttttctttaaaagcTCTAAAGCTTCTTCGGAATATCCTGGAGCAATGACACCATCTGAGACTTCTTTAGAAATGATTTGCGCAGTTGGTTTATCGACAATGTTCGAAAGAGCAATGAAATCACCAAAGGAGGACATTCTATCGGCACCTCTAGCTCTAGCATAAGCGTTTGCTAATGGAGACaagttttcaatatcttcaacaaaataaatcttCTTTTCAATGTCTGTCAAAGGCAAACCGACAGCAGCACCTGCAGGCGACACGTGCTTGAACGAGGCAGCAGCTGGCAAGTTCAAAGAAGCAGATAACTCTTTAACCAAGGGCCATGAATTTAAAGCATCCAATAAGTTGATGTATCCTGGAGATCCATTCAACACTTTGAATGGCAATTCACCTTCAGATACAAAAGCTTGTGCTGGTTTTTGGTGTGGATTAGCACCGTATCTCAAAGGTAATTGAGAGATGTTTTCAGCATATTGCTTTCTGAAGAAATCGGAAATAGCAACGTCATAGTCTGCAGTATGCTCAAAAGCTTTCAATGCCAATCTGTTTCTAGTTTCAGCAGTGATTTCCCCACTCTTCAATTCTTCCAAGAAGTGAGCATAATCTTGTGGATCTGATAAAATGGAAACTCTTTCGTGGTTCTTAGCAGCGGCTCTCAACAAGGTGACTCCACCAATGTCAATTTCTTCCACAGCTTCTGGGACAGTAACAGCAACCTTAGAAATGGTTTCTTTAAATGGATATAAGTtacaaacaacaaagtcAACTTTTTCAATGCCTTGAGCAGTTAAATCATGTTCGTCGCTTTCCAAGTTTCTGGCCAAAATACCACCATGAACGGCTGGGTGCAAAGTTTTAACTCTACCACCTAACATCTCAGGAGCATGAGTAATTGATGAGACATCTTCAACTGGGAATCCAGCTTCACGGATTAATTTCGCGGTACCACCAGAAGCCAAGATGCGCACATTAGCAGCAACCAATCCTTTGGCGAGGTCTAATAAACCAGTTTTGTCATATACTGATAAAATTGCAGTTTTGGTGTGTTGTTTCTCAGAcatatttaattttgtttatttcaAAGGAAGGAGGGGGGGTGAACGGAACGTGATGAAATTCGACAAGTAAATTGCTTAGTTTTGCTGGGGAGGGGggagggaaaaaaaaattatttactCCAAATATTAAGAACTCGATGATagtaatcaattgatacaAATTAACTCAATTGTCAAATGAAAAGCAATACAATCAGAAAAGTAAATCAAAATTCTTCAAAGAAAggggaaaaagaaaaatcaagaaagagaaaaaaaaaaaagcaggGAAAAAAATCATAAATCGGATTGGTATATAGGTTTTATAGGTTTTTGATAGGGGGAAAAAAGGAAGAGAAAagtaattgttgttgtaaagtACAAAGTTTGCGACATCAAAACGACATTCTCGCCgattaaaaattaattggttTGCTTGGTTGTTTATCGATGAACAACAGGAGTACTTAATCAAAATGACAGGACGATACAGAATTGGTTTTTTTGACTCTGGTTTGATTAATTTCCAGCGACATTTTAAATGACCACTTGTGTATCGCCGTTAGCCAGTCGATCACTCTTCTAGCGATTGCTTGAAAAAAACGTATTGCTTTAGATTTTCAATGTGTAGATTCTACAGTGATATTCCtatatttctttaaaaaaaagtgtaTTCATCCTTTATTAGTCAATTCAAGCTAATGTATATAAGTATGGTATCTACATATCgttaaattatttcaattcaaataaaagaGTAATGTTTAAAAGTAAGAACAACCCTTGATTTAAGAACGCTAAAAATGCTTTTAGGTAACTTAAGATCTGTATCTCCATAAAGATAAGGTGTTGTGCTTCTTCCAGGTGTGTCTTCTACCGGCTTTGGTTTTGTTGAACAAGTGACCTTTGTTGATACCTCTGGATTTCTTACCAGCAGAGGTCAAACCTCTGGCTTCTCTGTGTTTGTGAACTGGGTTAACAATCCAGTTGTATCTAGCATCTCTTCTGATAGCCTTGTGAGATGGGTCGACTAAAATAACTTCAAAGTATTTGTAGGTGGAATCTTGGTTAACCCAGTATGAGTTCAAAACTCTCAAGTTAGAAGCACGACGACCAACTCTTTCTTCAGCAGTAGATCTCAATGATTTTTGGTATTTCAATTGGTTAACCCCTTGGTTGGTTGGCTTACCGTAAGTAGCACCCTTTGGAACTGGTCTCTTTCTACCACCTCTTCTAACTCTGATTCTGTAGATAACGAAACCTTGTTTGGCTTTGTAACCTAATCTTCTAGCCTTGTCTGGTCTAGATGGTCTGGAAGCTCTGTGGATGACATTCTTTTGTCTGTATTCCCAACATCTGACACGATACAAGAATCTCATAACATCAGATTGCTTCTTTCTTTGCAATTCTTCTAAATATTTGTAGGCACCCATTGTTGATAGTTGATTTGGTGGTAGTTAATGaacaaaaacagaaaactaaaagaaatgtattattattcgctgaaaaatttttctttgtctaAACATGGAAAAACGAGAAGAGACAAGAAAGTGTAagtggaaaaaaaaaaaatctaaaaaGCTCTACACATAAATCCATTTTGTGTAATTTAGGGCAAATACCCTACTTTTAATATTTGCACGTGATCGTATAGAATGCCCCAATTCTTGGTCTTGTCCAATATATTTCATTAGTGTTTACCATCAGTATAGAGTTAAATGATACTGTTGTAATCATTGCAGAGAaatattcttcattatGTTGTATCACTAGATGTTAGGAGGGGCAATTATTTTCAGTTGTTTACATGTTGCTTTCTTTTAAGAATATTAGAGGGTGTAAAAATGACAATTTAGTCTTTAATAACGAAGTATACTGGAGTTGACTTGGGGgtcttattttttttggttcattttttgttgcaaaatttctttaaattcttGAAGACAGGAATAGCTTAAATACTGTTCATAGATTGTAAAACCGGAGACATAGCTTTGACAACTCAAGCATTACAATTGCTAACAAGAGAACAACTTAATTCAGACATGACAATCTTCATTTACTATTGAAGAGTGCAAATTGCCAACATGTAAATCGCCCcacaacaaagaaaagtCGCTATAGTGTAAACGCGATGATCATCGTcgggaaaaaaaaatagaacaCGAAATAAGGATTAGATAAAACACCAATTACagtataataattattcttAAAAATGTCCGAAACAACCAACCTGCCAGAAACTGTTTCAAGAGAGATAACAGAAGATAGTGGCAGTAAACAATCAACTGATGCTGATAGATCCACTCTTCCAAGTGAGGATTCAAATGAGAAAGTaacaaccacaacagaGAAGAACTCTTCAGAGATTGTGAATATCCAATCACCGATCCCCACTCATAATTCAGAATCAGACAAGAATATTTCTATAGGTATCAATAATGCTTCAGATGTAACTCAGGTGCAACAGATAGCGTCTAATAACGAAAACACTGTTCAAATACGTGAGGAACATGAGCAACCAAAAGTGTATGAACCAGTAGTTGAACCTCATGATGAGTTAGAACAACTGAAAGAAATAATCcctgaaaaagaaattcaacAAGTTGATAATTTACAGGAGGATGAGTTAGACCAGATTAACGATGAATCAGCAAAAAGTACAAAGAAACCAAAGTCTTCCGAAACAGAAAAAGTAAAAGCAGATACCAATCAAGTAGAACAATTGTCGGACGAAGAAATcaatgttgatgatatttcTAGTGATGACAGCAGTGAGGGTTCAAGTACAGAAGAAAGTCTGAGTGACAGTTCATCAAATGAATCGAGTGACGAGCATGAGATTTCCAACATTGATTATAACGATGGCGAGGATGAAGATGAGGATTCAAATGAAGGTCCCGTCAAATCTGTCCACGAAATAACTGACGAAAAGGCACCTTCATTGCCCGACAATTATGAAATATCGCCCAATGCACCTATCGAGGAAATTGGTGAAGTTACTGGATTGGTTGAAAATACCATGATAATCAAGGCAAGAACTTCTGGGGAATTTCGAattttacaagaaaaatCTGTATTCTGTTTTGAGGATAGAACCGTGATAGGCCCCttgtttgaaatatttggtAGGGTGCAGCAACCA is part of the Candida dubliniensis CD36 chromosome R, complete sequence genome and encodes:
- a CDS encoding 5-aminoimidazole-4-carboxamide ribonucleotide formyltransferase, putative (Similar to S. cerevisiae ADE17) translates to MSEKQHTKTAILSVYDKTGLLDLAKGLVAANVRILASGGTAKLIREAGFPVEDVSSITHAPEMLGGRVKTLHPAVHGGILARNLESDEHDLTAQGIEKVDFVVCNLYPFKETISKVAVTVPEAVEEIDIGGVTLLRAAAKNHERVSILSDPQDYAHFLEELKSGEITAETRNRLALKAFEHTADYDVAISDFFRKQYAENISQLPLRYGANPHQKPAQAFVSEGELPFKVLNGSPGYINLLDALNSWPLVKELSASLNLPAAASFKHVSPAGAAVGLPLTDIEKKIYFVEDIENLSPLANAYARARGADRMSSFGDFIALSNIVDKPTAQIISKEVSDGVIAPGYSEEALELLKKKKNGKYCILQIDPNYNPETLETRQVYGITLQQKRNDAIFKGSSFKEIVSKNKDLTEQGAIDLTIATIALKYTQSNSVCYAKNGMVIGLGAGQQSRIHCTRLAGDKADNWWLRQHPKVLGFKWAKGTKRPEKSNAIDLYVTNQIPTEEPEKSEYESKFAEIPEPLTAEERKEWLSKLSNVALSSDAFFPFPDNVYRAARSGVKFIAAPSGSVMDKAVFAAADANDIVYVENPIRLFHH
- a CDS encoding 60S ribosomal protein L15 (Similar to S. cerevisiae RPL15B); the encoded protein is MGAYKYLEELQRKKQSDVMRFLYRVRCWEYRQKNVIHRASRPSRPDKARRLGYKAKQGFVIYRIRVRRGGRKRPVPKGATYGKPTNQGVNQLKYQKSLRSTAEERVGRRASNLRVLNSYWVNQDSTYKYFEVILVDPSHKAIRRDARYNWIVNPVHKHREARGLTSAGKKSRGINKGHLFNKTKAGRRHTWKKHNTLSLWRYRS
- a CDS encoding nuclear assembly factor, putative (Similar to S. cerevisiae NAF1), with the translated sequence MSETTNSPETVSREITEDSGSKQSTDADRSTLPSEDSNEKVTTTTEKNSSEIVNIQSPIPTHNSESDKNISIGINNASDVTQVQQIASNNENTVQIREEHEQPKVYEPVVEPHDELEQSKEIIPEKEIQQVDNLQEDELDQINDESAKSTKKPKSSETEKVKADTNQVEQLSDEEINVDDISSDDSSEGSSTEESSSDSSSNESSDEHEISNIDYNDGEDEDEDSNEGPVKSVHEITDEKAPSLPDNYEISPNAPIEEIGEVTGLVENTMIIKARTSGEFRILQEKSVFCFEDRTVIGPLFEIFGRVQQPVYSVKFNSEEQFLKFKDSKGKTVYYVVPDSQFLYTDSIKHIKGTDASNCHDEELPEEEQEYSDDEKESAAKSAKKKKKNKKNKDKPTVTSGPSLPNKRQKVSAYSPIATHSQNTFQNRGRQISPQNNTIYNNYGQQPPAPAPAPQQQQQQQSPPAAQYGQPYYPQTDSYNSIMGQTPQYPQPSFGQSQHFYQNAYNQQAQPQYQPSYPIPQQYNQYQQQPQQQFNTNMSNAQIQQQVNPAQLEHLQRLLLQHLQNNQTQYQHPPQ